Genomic window (Cloacibacillus sp. An23):
GTGTCCATTACTACGCCGTCCTTCTGCCACATCGCGCCGAGTCCTCCGAAGAGGTCGGGCCCCATCTGCGCGGCTGCCGCGTCGAGGCTGGCCTTGGCTGCTTCGGTGCGCTGCTTCGCCGCGGCTATCTGCGGATTTTCGGCGCGCGCGGCTATCAGCAGCTTTGCGAGCGCCGCGTCCTCGACGAATTCTATTTTCTCCTCGACGACGGCCGCCTCTCCCATCGCTTCCTGAGCAGCGCAGGGCGCGCAGGCGAACATGGCGGCGGCGAGCATCGCGGGCAAAATCTTCCATTTCTGCATTTCCATCCGTCCTTTCCGTCGCTTACGGCACGAAGCGGCGCTTGAACATCATCACGGCGCTGGTGAACATCACCGCGATGTACACGGCGAGCGCGAGCGTGTCCTGCCACACGTAGGCCATGCCGCCGCCCTTGAGTATTATCTGGCGCGATATATTTATGTAATATGTGATGGGGAAGCAGCGCCCGAGGTACTGGAAGCCCTCCGGCATCGATTCGAGCGGGAAGACGAAGCCCGAGAGCAGGACGCTCGGCAGTATGATGAAGACGGACATCTGAAGAGCCTGAGTCTGGTTCTGCGCGAAGCAGGAGATCATTATGCCGAGCGAGAGGCTCGCGACGACGTAGAAGAATGTCAGCAGGTAGAAGAGCGTCATGCTCCCGAGGAAGGGCATATTGAAGACGAATATGCCGACGACTATCGAGATGAACACCTGCACGTAGCCGACGACGATGTATGGGATTATCTTCGCCGTCAGCAGCTCCCATATCTTCATCGGCGTCACGAGAAGCTGTTCGAGAGTCCCCTGCTCGCTCTCGCGCACTATCGCCATAGACATCATGGAAATCAGCGTCAGAGTCAGCAGAAGCCCCATGATGCCCGGCACGAGGTACCACGAGGTCACGAAGTCCGGGTTGTACCAGAGCCTTATCCTCATGTCCACCGCCTGCCCCGGTACTCTTATTCCGAGGCGCGAGAATTTCTCGGCGAGTATCTCCTGCGACTTGAGCATCCCTATCGTCTGCGCAGCCGCGAGCCCCGACGACGCGCTCAAGTTGTCCGTCGCGTCTATTATCACCTGCACGGAGGTCTGCCGTCCGCCCTTTATGTCGCTCGCGTAGTCGGGCGGGAATACTATTCCGACCTTCGCGAAGCCCGATTCGACGCTTTCGTTGACCTCCTTCATGCTCGACACGTAGCGCTTCACGTCGAAGTAGTTGCTCGCCGTGAGGCTGTTTATCATCTCGCGGCTCTCCTGCGTCCGCGACTGGTCGAAGATGACCGTGTTCAGGTGCTTGATGTCGGTGTTTATCGCGAAGCCGAATATCAGAAGCTGCGCGAGCGGCATGAACACGATTATCGCGAGCGTTATCTTGTCGCGCATGACCTGTATGAATTCCTTGACTATCAGCGCGCGCATTCTGTCCCAGTTCATTCAGCCACGTCTCCTTTCGCCGCGCCGCCGGCCGTCGCGCTGCCGACGCCCGATATGTGTCCCTCGCCGAGGTCGTCGTGGGCGTGCGACTTGACCAGATATACGAAAACGTCCTCCATCGACTGCTGTATGCGCCTGACGCGGCAGCCCTCGAAAAGCCCCTCCTCCGTCAGTTCGCGTCCATCGGCGGCTAAGATGTGCAGCTTGTCGCCGAAGAAGTAGGAGTCTATGAAATCGCCGCCGTTTTCCGCCTGCACCTTAGCGAGCAGCTCCATAGGCTCGGCGCACGAGACCTCGTAGAGCTTGCCGGGCAGCCTCTTTTTCAGATTGTCGGGCGAGTCGTCGGCGATGAGCCGCCCGAAGTATATGAAGGCGACCTTGTCGCAGTGCTCCGCCTCGTCCATGAAGTGCGTCGTCACCATCACCGTCGTCCCCTGCGAGGCGAGGTCGTAGATAATGTCCCAGAAGAGCAGCCGCGCCTTCGGGTCGACGCCGCTCGTCGCCTCGTCGAGGAAGAGTATCTTCGGCCTGTGCAGTATCGCGCAGCCGAGCGCGAGGCGCTGCCGCCAGCCGCCCGAGAGCGAGCGCGTAGGCTCGTCCTCGCGTCCAGTCAGCCCCGCGAGCTCGAGCATCTCGT
Coding sequences:
- a CDS encoding ABC transporter permease; this translates as MNWDRMRALIVKEFIQVMRDKITLAIIVFMPLAQLLIFGFAINTDIKHLNTVIFDQSRTQESREMINSLTASNYFDVKRYVSSMKEVNESVESGFAKVGIVFPPDYASDIKGGRQTSVQVIIDATDNLSASSGLAAAQTIGMLKSQEILAEKFSRLGIRVPGQAVDMRIRLWYNPDFVTSWYLVPGIMGLLLTLTLISMMSMAIVRESEQGTLEQLLVTPMKIWELLTAKIIPYIVVGYVQVFISIVVGIFVFNMPFLGSMTLFYLLTFFYVVASLSLGIMISCFAQNQTQALQMSVFIILPSVLLSGFVFPLESMPEGFQYLGRCFPITYYINISRQIILKGGGMAYVWQDTLALAVYIAVMFTSAVMMFKRRFVP
- a CDS encoding ABC transporter ATP-binding protein, which codes for MPPVVVQTEHLTKKFGSFTAVDDINISIEEGQVYGFLGPNGSGKSTTIRMLCGLLAPTSGRGLVLGMDLASNGQKLKEKVGYMSQKFSLYPELTVIENLNLYSGLYGLRGAEKKKRIDEMLELAGLTGREDEPTRSLSGGWRQRLALGCAILHRPKILFLDEATSGVDPKARLLFWDIIYDLASQGTTVMVTTHFMDEAEHCDKVAFIYFGRLIADDSPDNLKKRLPGKLYEVSCAEPMELLAKVQAENGGDFIDSYFFGDKLHILAADGRELTEEGLFEGCRVRRIQQSMEDVFVYLVKSHAHDDLGEGHISGVGSATAGGAAKGDVAE